One window of Watersipora subatra chromosome 3, tzWatSuba1.1, whole genome shotgun sequence genomic DNA carries:
- the LOC137390997 gene encoding sal-like protein 3 isoform X3 gives MPRRKQDKPQHLEEDMKLEQLSSGAVRDCVENMRIGKQLEKEDKREFSDFLLAKEDGCNGVGESSEETRPSSGVDDEAPAAISSRDWLNVQSNLDSIQQQLLLLQHQQYQLMQLLASQNQDSNSPVSTDCGSSNSVKADCVDSQCQRGQTVKSASCQVSVINEQAEKSETELKADDIAADEEKKTASSPNVEIDGSFDADLGTLDNDDEAEPASFDCTRCSAVLPSPELLGLHMFSHEKREVTSERISSTDKDAGASAPGSSSFGSLPPSYQSVINDLSNDSLEEYMEIQKPENTHLEHLVKNMDGTVTDPNQCLICKRILSCKSALMMHYRTHTGERPFKCKLCSRAFTTKGNLKTHMGVHRAKPPLKLLHTCIVCNKQFTNALVLNQHMKIHSEEPSRKRTLDVQSSIGSEENKRQRLTITADSGYKDEPADISFDLVKKALPLPDFHPLTSLAPTSAPGFPYEFGGMPSIPDPLRYAELLARQWEQFSQYSVFNPMTPVKTPIFSSSLAMPGPPGLGPFSLGTGFLSNTGSKGKGNFLNSEEFVQPTDKPKQQDADLEDKLSETSQNDRSTSEPIMLSNNSPKSEQSWGSCETSSGANGANGANGTVKFDPPPGTTCDICLKTFACRSALEIHYRSHTKHRPFKCNMCDKAFTTRGNMKQHVLTHKTDDMPWSGGGDKPVVPQAATSPNSDASHNNEDLKRSGGRHQCSVCLKYFSSASAVQIHFRTHTGVRPFKCGMCGKAFTTKGNLKVHMGTHMWNGSAATGSNRLEVNEGSEAKNDDEIIRVTSPNRGSLMNNNNLGWNPFNQNPLTKPPFPGGPSRLLGSYPSMFLASASLQNQTNEELAKPWAWQPTCHICNKELPSAAALELHMKLHLVNETATCKPVPAT, from the exons AATCTAGTGAAGAAACACGACCGTCATCCGGAGTTGATGATGAGGCACCGGCGGCTATCAGTAGCCGTGATTGGCTGAATGTACAATCTAATCTTGACTCAATCCAACAGCAGCTACTGCTGCTCCAACATCAGCAGTACCAGCTTATGCAGCTTCTCGCATCACAGAATCAAGATAGCAACTCTCCTGTGTCGACCGATTGTG GCTCTTCAAATTCTGTGAAGGCGGACTGTGTAGACAGTCAATGTCAGCGAGGTCAAACAGTAAAATCAGCATCCTGCCAAGTTTCAGTCATAAATGAGCAAGCAGAAAAATCAGAAACGGAACTAAAAGCTGATGATATAGCTGCAG ATGAAGAAAAAAAGACAGCTAGTTCTCCCAATGTCGAGATAGATGGTTCTTTTGATGCTGACCTTGGCACActtgataatgatgatgaag CAGAACCAGCAAGTTTTGACTGCACTAGATGCTCGGCTGTTTTACCATCTCCTGAACTTCTTGGGCTTCACATGTTCAGCCATGAGAAAAGAGAGGTAACTTCTGAAAGGATTAGTTCGACCGATAAAGATGCCGGGGCATCTGCACCAG GGTCAAGTTCGTTTGGGTCGCTGCCTCCGTCTTACCAGTCAGTCATCAATGACCTCAGCAATGATAGTCTTGAAGAATATATGGAAATTCAGAAGCCTGAGAATACTCATCTGGAGCATCTCGTCAAAAATATGGATGGCACGGTTACGGACCCTAACCAATGTCTTATCTGCAAGCGGATACTCAGCTGCAAGAGTGCTCTAATG ATGCACTACAGAACACATACCGGAGAGAGACCTTTCAAATGCAAGCTATGCAGCCGAGCATTCACGACCAAAG GTAACTTGAAGACACATATGGGAGTGCACAGAGCCAAACCTCCTCTTAAACTTTTACATACTTGCATTGTCTGCAACAAACAATTTACCAATGCTCTTGTTCTCAATCAGCACATGAAAATACATTCAGAAGAACCTTCTAGAAAGAGAACTTTAG ATGTTCAAAGCTCAATAGGTTCTGaggaaaacaaaagacaaagGCTCACGATCACTGCTGACTCTGGCTACAAGGATGAGCCGGCTGACATCTCTTTTGACCTCGTCAAAAAAGCTCTGCCTTTGCCTGACTTCCACCCATTAACCTCGTTAGCTCCTACCTCTGCTCCAGGTTTCCCATATGAATTCGGAGGGATGCCATCCATTCCTGATCCTCTTAGATATGCTGAGCTGCTCGCAAG ACAATGGGAACAGTTCAGTCAATATTCGGTGTTCAACCCGATGACACCAGTGAAGACGCCTATTTTTTCGAGTTCTCTCGCTATGCCTGGCCCTCCTGGTCTAGGACCGTTTTCACTTGGAACTGGATTTCTCTCCAATACAGGCAGCAAAGGCAAAGGCAACTTCCTAAACAGTGAAGAGTTTGTCCAACCTACAGATAAACCAAAGCAACAG GATGCTGATTTGGAAGATAAACTATCTGAAACTTCACAAAATGACAGATCTACTTCAGAACCGATAATGCTCTCTAATAATTCTCCTAAGAGTGAACAGTCATGGGGAAGCTGTGAAACGAGCAGCGGCGCTAACGGCGCTAACGGCGCTAACGGAACCGTTAAATTTGACCCTCCTCCAGGAACTACTTGTGATATTTGCTTGAAAACTTTTGCATGTCGAAGCGCGCTGGAAATTCATTATCGTAGCCACACGAAGCATCGACCCTTCAAATGCAACATGTGTGACAAAGCGTTCACGACGAGAGGCAACATGAAGCAGCACGTTCTCACACACAAGACTGATGACATGCCGTGGAGCGGTGGAGGTGACAAGCCAGTTGTGCCACAAGCTGCGACGTCTCCAAATTCTGATGCTTCGCATAACAATGAGGATTTGAAACGATCAGGAGGAAGGCATCAGTGTTCggtttgtttaaaatatttttctagtGCCTCTGCAGTGCAAATACATTTTCGTACTCATACTGGAGTTCGCCCATTCAAGTGTGGAATGTGTGGCAAAGCCTTTACTACAAAAGGAAACCTGAAGGTCCACATGGGCACCCACATGTGGAATGGGTCAGCGGCAACTGGCAGCAATAGGCTAGAGGTCAATGAGGGCTCCGAGGCTAAAAACGATGATGAGATAATACGTGTAACGAGTCCAAATAGAGGCAGCCTTATGAACAATAACAACCTTGGCTGGAATCCCTTCAATCAAAACCCATTAACAAAACCCCCTTTTCCTGGTGGGCCTTCACGTCTGTTAGGAAGTTACCCCAGCATGTTTCTCGCTTCCGCCAGCCTGCAGAACCAAACTAATGAAGAACTTGCAAAGCCCTGGGCCTGGCAACCGACTTGCCACATTTGCAATAAAGAACTACCATCAGCGGCAGCACTTGAACTTCACATGAAACTTCACCTCGTGAATGAAACAGCTACTTGCAAGCCAGTGCCAGCTacctaa
- the LOC137390997 gene encoding sal-like protein 3 isoform X1: protein MPRRKQDKPQHLEEDMKLEQLSSGAVRDCVENMRIGKQLEKEDKREFSDFLLAKEDGCNGVGESSEETRPSSGVDDEAPAAISSRDWLNVQSNLDSIQQQLLLLQHQQYQLMQLLASQNQDSNSPVSTDCGSSNSVKADCVDSQCQRGQTVKSASCQVSVINEQAEKSETELKADDIAAEDEEKKTASSPNVEIDGSFDADLGTLDNDDEAEPASFDCTRCSAVLPSPELLGLHMFSHEKREVTSERISSTDKDAGASAPGSSSFGSLPPSYQSVINDLSNDSLEEYMEIQKPENTHLEHLVKNMDGTVTDPNQCLICKRILSCKSALMMHYRTHTGERPFKCKLCSRAFTTKGNLKTHMGVHRAKPPLKLLHTCIVCNKQFTNALVLNQHMKIHSEEPSRKRTLDVQSSIGSEENKRQRLTITADSGYKDEPADISFDLVKKALPLPDFHPLTSLAPTSAPGFPYEFGGMPSIPDPLRYAELLARQWEQFSQYSVFNPMTPVKTPIFSSSLAMPGPPGLGPFSLGTGFLSNTGSKGKGNFLNSEEFVQPTDKPKQQDADLEDKLSETSQNDRSTSEPIMLSNNSPKSEQSWGSCETSSGANGANGANGTVKFDPPPGTTCDICLKTFACRSALEIHYRSHTKHRPFKCNMCDKAFTTRGNMKQHVLTHKTDDMPWSGGGDKPVVPQAATSPNSDASHNNEDLKRSGGRHQCSVCLKYFSSASAVQIHFRTHTGVRPFKCGMCGKAFTTKGNLKVHMGTHMWNGSAATGSNRLEVNEGSEAKNDDEIIRVTSPNRGSLMNNNNLGWNPFNQNPLTKPPFPGGPSRLLGSYPSMFLASASLQNQTNEELAKPWAWQPTCHICNKELPSAAALELHMKLHLVNETATCKPVPAT from the exons AATCTAGTGAAGAAACACGACCGTCATCCGGAGTTGATGATGAGGCACCGGCGGCTATCAGTAGCCGTGATTGGCTGAATGTACAATCTAATCTTGACTCAATCCAACAGCAGCTACTGCTGCTCCAACATCAGCAGTACCAGCTTATGCAGCTTCTCGCATCACAGAATCAAGATAGCAACTCTCCTGTGTCGACCGATTGTG GCTCTTCAAATTCTGTGAAGGCGGACTGTGTAGACAGTCAATGTCAGCGAGGTCAAACAGTAAAATCAGCATCCTGCCAAGTTTCAGTCATAAATGAGCAAGCAGAAAAATCAGAAACGGAACTAAAAGCTGATGATATAGCTGCAG AAGATGAAGAAAAAAAGACAGCTAGTTCTCCCAATGTCGAGATAGATGGTTCTTTTGATGCTGACCTTGGCACActtgataatgatgatgaag CAGAACCAGCAAGTTTTGACTGCACTAGATGCTCGGCTGTTTTACCATCTCCTGAACTTCTTGGGCTTCACATGTTCAGCCATGAGAAAAGAGAGGTAACTTCTGAAAGGATTAGTTCGACCGATAAAGATGCCGGGGCATCTGCACCAG GGTCAAGTTCGTTTGGGTCGCTGCCTCCGTCTTACCAGTCAGTCATCAATGACCTCAGCAATGATAGTCTTGAAGAATATATGGAAATTCAGAAGCCTGAGAATACTCATCTGGAGCATCTCGTCAAAAATATGGATGGCACGGTTACGGACCCTAACCAATGTCTTATCTGCAAGCGGATACTCAGCTGCAAGAGTGCTCTAATG ATGCACTACAGAACACATACCGGAGAGAGACCTTTCAAATGCAAGCTATGCAGCCGAGCATTCACGACCAAAG GTAACTTGAAGACACATATGGGAGTGCACAGAGCCAAACCTCCTCTTAAACTTTTACATACTTGCATTGTCTGCAACAAACAATTTACCAATGCTCTTGTTCTCAATCAGCACATGAAAATACATTCAGAAGAACCTTCTAGAAAGAGAACTTTAG ATGTTCAAAGCTCAATAGGTTCTGaggaaaacaaaagacaaagGCTCACGATCACTGCTGACTCTGGCTACAAGGATGAGCCGGCTGACATCTCTTTTGACCTCGTCAAAAAAGCTCTGCCTTTGCCTGACTTCCACCCATTAACCTCGTTAGCTCCTACCTCTGCTCCAGGTTTCCCATATGAATTCGGAGGGATGCCATCCATTCCTGATCCTCTTAGATATGCTGAGCTGCTCGCAAG ACAATGGGAACAGTTCAGTCAATATTCGGTGTTCAACCCGATGACACCAGTGAAGACGCCTATTTTTTCGAGTTCTCTCGCTATGCCTGGCCCTCCTGGTCTAGGACCGTTTTCACTTGGAACTGGATTTCTCTCCAATACAGGCAGCAAAGGCAAAGGCAACTTCCTAAACAGTGAAGAGTTTGTCCAACCTACAGATAAACCAAAGCAACAG GATGCTGATTTGGAAGATAAACTATCTGAAACTTCACAAAATGACAGATCTACTTCAGAACCGATAATGCTCTCTAATAATTCTCCTAAGAGTGAACAGTCATGGGGAAGCTGTGAAACGAGCAGCGGCGCTAACGGCGCTAACGGCGCTAACGGAACCGTTAAATTTGACCCTCCTCCAGGAACTACTTGTGATATTTGCTTGAAAACTTTTGCATGTCGAAGCGCGCTGGAAATTCATTATCGTAGCCACACGAAGCATCGACCCTTCAAATGCAACATGTGTGACAAAGCGTTCACGACGAGAGGCAACATGAAGCAGCACGTTCTCACACACAAGACTGATGACATGCCGTGGAGCGGTGGAGGTGACAAGCCAGTTGTGCCACAAGCTGCGACGTCTCCAAATTCTGATGCTTCGCATAACAATGAGGATTTGAAACGATCAGGAGGAAGGCATCAGTGTTCggtttgtttaaaatatttttctagtGCCTCTGCAGTGCAAATACATTTTCGTACTCATACTGGAGTTCGCCCATTCAAGTGTGGAATGTGTGGCAAAGCCTTTACTACAAAAGGAAACCTGAAGGTCCACATGGGCACCCACATGTGGAATGGGTCAGCGGCAACTGGCAGCAATAGGCTAGAGGTCAATGAGGGCTCCGAGGCTAAAAACGATGATGAGATAATACGTGTAACGAGTCCAAATAGAGGCAGCCTTATGAACAATAACAACCTTGGCTGGAATCCCTTCAATCAAAACCCATTAACAAAACCCCCTTTTCCTGGTGGGCCTTCACGTCTGTTAGGAAGTTACCCCAGCATGTTTCTCGCTTCCGCCAGCCTGCAGAACCAAACTAATGAAGAACTTGCAAAGCCCTGGGCCTGGCAACCGACTTGCCACATTTGCAATAAAGAACTACCATCAGCGGCAGCACTTGAACTTCACATGAAACTTCACCTCGTGAATGAAACAGCTACTTGCAAGCCAGTGCCAGCTacctaa
- the LOC137390997 gene encoding sal-like protein 3 isoform X2, whose product MPRRKQDKPQHLEEDMKLEQLSSGAVRDCVENMRIGKQLEKEDKREFSDFLLAKEDGCNGVGESSEETRPSSGVDDEAPAAISSRDWLNVQSNLDSIQQQLLLLQHQQYQLMQLLASQNQDSNSPVSTDCGSSNSVKADCVDSQCQRGQTVKSASCQVSVINEQAEKSETELKADDIAAEDEEKKTASSPNVEIDGSFDADLGTLDNDDEEPASFDCTRCSAVLPSPELLGLHMFSHEKREVTSERISSTDKDAGASAPGSSSFGSLPPSYQSVINDLSNDSLEEYMEIQKPENTHLEHLVKNMDGTVTDPNQCLICKRILSCKSALMMHYRTHTGERPFKCKLCSRAFTTKGNLKTHMGVHRAKPPLKLLHTCIVCNKQFTNALVLNQHMKIHSEEPSRKRTLDVQSSIGSEENKRQRLTITADSGYKDEPADISFDLVKKALPLPDFHPLTSLAPTSAPGFPYEFGGMPSIPDPLRYAELLARQWEQFSQYSVFNPMTPVKTPIFSSSLAMPGPPGLGPFSLGTGFLSNTGSKGKGNFLNSEEFVQPTDKPKQQDADLEDKLSETSQNDRSTSEPIMLSNNSPKSEQSWGSCETSSGANGANGANGTVKFDPPPGTTCDICLKTFACRSALEIHYRSHTKHRPFKCNMCDKAFTTRGNMKQHVLTHKTDDMPWSGGGDKPVVPQAATSPNSDASHNNEDLKRSGGRHQCSVCLKYFSSASAVQIHFRTHTGVRPFKCGMCGKAFTTKGNLKVHMGTHMWNGSAATGSNRLEVNEGSEAKNDDEIIRVTSPNRGSLMNNNNLGWNPFNQNPLTKPPFPGGPSRLLGSYPSMFLASASLQNQTNEELAKPWAWQPTCHICNKELPSAAALELHMKLHLVNETATCKPVPAT is encoded by the exons AATCTAGTGAAGAAACACGACCGTCATCCGGAGTTGATGATGAGGCACCGGCGGCTATCAGTAGCCGTGATTGGCTGAATGTACAATCTAATCTTGACTCAATCCAACAGCAGCTACTGCTGCTCCAACATCAGCAGTACCAGCTTATGCAGCTTCTCGCATCACAGAATCAAGATAGCAACTCTCCTGTGTCGACCGATTGTG GCTCTTCAAATTCTGTGAAGGCGGACTGTGTAGACAGTCAATGTCAGCGAGGTCAAACAGTAAAATCAGCATCCTGCCAAGTTTCAGTCATAAATGAGCAAGCAGAAAAATCAGAAACGGAACTAAAAGCTGATGATATAGCTGCAG AAGATGAAGAAAAAAAGACAGCTAGTTCTCCCAATGTCGAGATAGATGGTTCTTTTGATGCTGACCTTGGCACActtgataatgatgatgaag AACCAGCAAGTTTTGACTGCACTAGATGCTCGGCTGTTTTACCATCTCCTGAACTTCTTGGGCTTCACATGTTCAGCCATGAGAAAAGAGAGGTAACTTCTGAAAGGATTAGTTCGACCGATAAAGATGCCGGGGCATCTGCACCAG GGTCAAGTTCGTTTGGGTCGCTGCCTCCGTCTTACCAGTCAGTCATCAATGACCTCAGCAATGATAGTCTTGAAGAATATATGGAAATTCAGAAGCCTGAGAATACTCATCTGGAGCATCTCGTCAAAAATATGGATGGCACGGTTACGGACCCTAACCAATGTCTTATCTGCAAGCGGATACTCAGCTGCAAGAGTGCTCTAATG ATGCACTACAGAACACATACCGGAGAGAGACCTTTCAAATGCAAGCTATGCAGCCGAGCATTCACGACCAAAG GTAACTTGAAGACACATATGGGAGTGCACAGAGCCAAACCTCCTCTTAAACTTTTACATACTTGCATTGTCTGCAACAAACAATTTACCAATGCTCTTGTTCTCAATCAGCACATGAAAATACATTCAGAAGAACCTTCTAGAAAGAGAACTTTAG ATGTTCAAAGCTCAATAGGTTCTGaggaaaacaaaagacaaagGCTCACGATCACTGCTGACTCTGGCTACAAGGATGAGCCGGCTGACATCTCTTTTGACCTCGTCAAAAAAGCTCTGCCTTTGCCTGACTTCCACCCATTAACCTCGTTAGCTCCTACCTCTGCTCCAGGTTTCCCATATGAATTCGGAGGGATGCCATCCATTCCTGATCCTCTTAGATATGCTGAGCTGCTCGCAAG ACAATGGGAACAGTTCAGTCAATATTCGGTGTTCAACCCGATGACACCAGTGAAGACGCCTATTTTTTCGAGTTCTCTCGCTATGCCTGGCCCTCCTGGTCTAGGACCGTTTTCACTTGGAACTGGATTTCTCTCCAATACAGGCAGCAAAGGCAAAGGCAACTTCCTAAACAGTGAAGAGTTTGTCCAACCTACAGATAAACCAAAGCAACAG GATGCTGATTTGGAAGATAAACTATCTGAAACTTCACAAAATGACAGATCTACTTCAGAACCGATAATGCTCTCTAATAATTCTCCTAAGAGTGAACAGTCATGGGGAAGCTGTGAAACGAGCAGCGGCGCTAACGGCGCTAACGGCGCTAACGGAACCGTTAAATTTGACCCTCCTCCAGGAACTACTTGTGATATTTGCTTGAAAACTTTTGCATGTCGAAGCGCGCTGGAAATTCATTATCGTAGCCACACGAAGCATCGACCCTTCAAATGCAACATGTGTGACAAAGCGTTCACGACGAGAGGCAACATGAAGCAGCACGTTCTCACACACAAGACTGATGACATGCCGTGGAGCGGTGGAGGTGACAAGCCAGTTGTGCCACAAGCTGCGACGTCTCCAAATTCTGATGCTTCGCATAACAATGAGGATTTGAAACGATCAGGAGGAAGGCATCAGTGTTCggtttgtttaaaatatttttctagtGCCTCTGCAGTGCAAATACATTTTCGTACTCATACTGGAGTTCGCCCATTCAAGTGTGGAATGTGTGGCAAAGCCTTTACTACAAAAGGAAACCTGAAGGTCCACATGGGCACCCACATGTGGAATGGGTCAGCGGCAACTGGCAGCAATAGGCTAGAGGTCAATGAGGGCTCCGAGGCTAAAAACGATGATGAGATAATACGTGTAACGAGTCCAAATAGAGGCAGCCTTATGAACAATAACAACCTTGGCTGGAATCCCTTCAATCAAAACCCATTAACAAAACCCCCTTTTCCTGGTGGGCCTTCACGTCTGTTAGGAAGTTACCCCAGCATGTTTCTCGCTTCCGCCAGCCTGCAGAACCAAACTAATGAAGAACTTGCAAAGCCCTGGGCCTGGCAACCGACTTGCCACATTTGCAATAAAGAACTACCATCAGCGGCAGCACTTGAACTTCACATGAAACTTCACCTCGTGAATGAAACAGCTACTTGCAAGCCAGTGCCAGCTacctaa
- the LOC137390997 gene encoding sal-like protein 3 isoform X4 yields the protein MPRRKQDKPQHLEEDMKLEQLSSGAVRDCVENMRIGKQLEKEDKREFSDFLLAKEDGCNGVGESSEETRPSSGVDDEAPAAISSRDWLNVQSNLDSIQQQLLLLQHQQYQLMQLLASQNQDSNSPVSTDCGSSNSVKADCVDSQCQRGQTVKSASCQVSVINEQAEKSETELKADDIAADEEKKTASSPNVEIDGSFDADLGTLDNDDEEPASFDCTRCSAVLPSPELLGLHMFSHEKREVTSERISSTDKDAGASAPGSSSFGSLPPSYQSVINDLSNDSLEEYMEIQKPENTHLEHLVKNMDGTVTDPNQCLICKRILSCKSALMMHYRTHTGERPFKCKLCSRAFTTKGNLKTHMGVHRAKPPLKLLHTCIVCNKQFTNALVLNQHMKIHSEEPSRKRTLDVQSSIGSEENKRQRLTITADSGYKDEPADISFDLVKKALPLPDFHPLTSLAPTSAPGFPYEFGGMPSIPDPLRYAELLARQWEQFSQYSVFNPMTPVKTPIFSSSLAMPGPPGLGPFSLGTGFLSNTGSKGKGNFLNSEEFVQPTDKPKQQDADLEDKLSETSQNDRSTSEPIMLSNNSPKSEQSWGSCETSSGANGANGANGTVKFDPPPGTTCDICLKTFACRSALEIHYRSHTKHRPFKCNMCDKAFTTRGNMKQHVLTHKTDDMPWSGGGDKPVVPQAATSPNSDASHNNEDLKRSGGRHQCSVCLKYFSSASAVQIHFRTHTGVRPFKCGMCGKAFTTKGNLKVHMGTHMWNGSAATGSNRLEVNEGSEAKNDDEIIRVTSPNRGSLMNNNNLGWNPFNQNPLTKPPFPGGPSRLLGSYPSMFLASASLQNQTNEELAKPWAWQPTCHICNKELPSAAALELHMKLHLVNETATCKPVPAT from the exons AATCTAGTGAAGAAACACGACCGTCATCCGGAGTTGATGATGAGGCACCGGCGGCTATCAGTAGCCGTGATTGGCTGAATGTACAATCTAATCTTGACTCAATCCAACAGCAGCTACTGCTGCTCCAACATCAGCAGTACCAGCTTATGCAGCTTCTCGCATCACAGAATCAAGATAGCAACTCTCCTGTGTCGACCGATTGTG GCTCTTCAAATTCTGTGAAGGCGGACTGTGTAGACAGTCAATGTCAGCGAGGTCAAACAGTAAAATCAGCATCCTGCCAAGTTTCAGTCATAAATGAGCAAGCAGAAAAATCAGAAACGGAACTAAAAGCTGATGATATAGCTGCAG ATGAAGAAAAAAAGACAGCTAGTTCTCCCAATGTCGAGATAGATGGTTCTTTTGATGCTGACCTTGGCACActtgataatgatgatgaag AACCAGCAAGTTTTGACTGCACTAGATGCTCGGCTGTTTTACCATCTCCTGAACTTCTTGGGCTTCACATGTTCAGCCATGAGAAAAGAGAGGTAACTTCTGAAAGGATTAGTTCGACCGATAAAGATGCCGGGGCATCTGCACCAG GGTCAAGTTCGTTTGGGTCGCTGCCTCCGTCTTACCAGTCAGTCATCAATGACCTCAGCAATGATAGTCTTGAAGAATATATGGAAATTCAGAAGCCTGAGAATACTCATCTGGAGCATCTCGTCAAAAATATGGATGGCACGGTTACGGACCCTAACCAATGTCTTATCTGCAAGCGGATACTCAGCTGCAAGAGTGCTCTAATG ATGCACTACAGAACACATACCGGAGAGAGACCTTTCAAATGCAAGCTATGCAGCCGAGCATTCACGACCAAAG GTAACTTGAAGACACATATGGGAGTGCACAGAGCCAAACCTCCTCTTAAACTTTTACATACTTGCATTGTCTGCAACAAACAATTTACCAATGCTCTTGTTCTCAATCAGCACATGAAAATACATTCAGAAGAACCTTCTAGAAAGAGAACTTTAG ATGTTCAAAGCTCAATAGGTTCTGaggaaaacaaaagacaaagGCTCACGATCACTGCTGACTCTGGCTACAAGGATGAGCCGGCTGACATCTCTTTTGACCTCGTCAAAAAAGCTCTGCCTTTGCCTGACTTCCACCCATTAACCTCGTTAGCTCCTACCTCTGCTCCAGGTTTCCCATATGAATTCGGAGGGATGCCATCCATTCCTGATCCTCTTAGATATGCTGAGCTGCTCGCAAG ACAATGGGAACAGTTCAGTCAATATTCGGTGTTCAACCCGATGACACCAGTGAAGACGCCTATTTTTTCGAGTTCTCTCGCTATGCCTGGCCCTCCTGGTCTAGGACCGTTTTCACTTGGAACTGGATTTCTCTCCAATACAGGCAGCAAAGGCAAAGGCAACTTCCTAAACAGTGAAGAGTTTGTCCAACCTACAGATAAACCAAAGCAACAG GATGCTGATTTGGAAGATAAACTATCTGAAACTTCACAAAATGACAGATCTACTTCAGAACCGATAATGCTCTCTAATAATTCTCCTAAGAGTGAACAGTCATGGGGAAGCTGTGAAACGAGCAGCGGCGCTAACGGCGCTAACGGCGCTAACGGAACCGTTAAATTTGACCCTCCTCCAGGAACTACTTGTGATATTTGCTTGAAAACTTTTGCATGTCGAAGCGCGCTGGAAATTCATTATCGTAGCCACACGAAGCATCGACCCTTCAAATGCAACATGTGTGACAAAGCGTTCACGACGAGAGGCAACATGAAGCAGCACGTTCTCACACACAAGACTGATGACATGCCGTGGAGCGGTGGAGGTGACAAGCCAGTTGTGCCACAAGCTGCGACGTCTCCAAATTCTGATGCTTCGCATAACAATGAGGATTTGAAACGATCAGGAGGAAGGCATCAGTGTTCggtttgtttaaaatatttttctagtGCCTCTGCAGTGCAAATACATTTTCGTACTCATACTGGAGTTCGCCCATTCAAGTGTGGAATGTGTGGCAAAGCCTTTACTACAAAAGGAAACCTGAAGGTCCACATGGGCACCCACATGTGGAATGGGTCAGCGGCAACTGGCAGCAATAGGCTAGAGGTCAATGAGGGCTCCGAGGCTAAAAACGATGATGAGATAATACGTGTAACGAGTCCAAATAGAGGCAGCCTTATGAACAATAACAACCTTGGCTGGAATCCCTTCAATCAAAACCCATTAACAAAACCCCCTTTTCCTGGTGGGCCTTCACGTCTGTTAGGAAGTTACCCCAGCATGTTTCTCGCTTCCGCCAGCCTGCAGAACCAAACTAATGAAGAACTTGCAAAGCCCTGGGCCTGGCAACCGACTTGCCACATTTGCAATAAAGAACTACCATCAGCGGCAGCACTTGAACTTCACATGAAACTTCACCTCGTGAATGAAACAGCTACTTGCAAGCCAGTGCCAGCTacctaa